A single region of the Brassica rapa cultivar Chiifu-401-42 chromosome A03, CAAS_Brap_v3.01, whole genome shotgun sequence genome encodes:
- the LOC103859244 gene encoding polygalacturonase, which produces MGSYLGIYTILVLCLLGYSANAEVFTVGGPPGSDITAALLKAFTSACQAPAPSQVLIPKGDFKLGEIAMTGPCKSPVEFTLQGNVKADGGSTQGKDRWVVFEKINGFKLNGGGTFDGEGNAAWKANNCHKTFECKKLPISVRFDFVDNAEIKDVTSLDAKNFHFNVISGKNMTFDNIKIIAPAESPNTDGIHLGRCEGVKILNTKISTGDDCISVGDGMKNLLIEKVVCGPGHGISVGSLGRYGWEQDVNDIKVINCTLEGTDNGLRIKTWPSAACTTTAAGIHFENIILNKVSNPILIDQEYCPWNQCNKSKPSTIKLVDITFRNIRGTSGNKDAVKLLCSKGHPCENVEIGDINIEYTGPDGPPTFECTNVTPKLVGTQNPKACVGPVVKAPGQA; this is translated from the exons atgggTTCATATTTAGGAATTTATACAATTTTGGTTCTATGTTTGCTGGGATATTCAGCCAATGCTGAGGTGTTCACCGTTGGTGGTCCTCCAGGTTCTGATATTACTGCG GCTCTTCTTAAAGCGTTCACATCAGCATGCCAAGCCCCTGCACCGAGCCAGGTTCTGATCCCAAAAGGTGACTTCAAGCTTGGTGAGATCGCTATGACTGGTCCATGCAAATCTCCAGTGGAGTTCACCCTTCAAGGCAATGTCAAAGCTGACGGTGGCTCAACGCAGGGAAAGGATAGGTGGGTCGTCTTCGAAAAGATCAATGGGTTTAAGCTGAACGGAGGTGGAACATTTGACGGTGAAGGCAATGCAGCGTGGAAGGCCAATAACTGCCACAAGACTTTTGAGTGCAAAAAACTTCCCATC AGTGTAAGGTTTGATTTTGTGGATAACGCTGAGATAAAAGACGTAACCTCGTTAGATGCCAAAAACTTCCACTTCAACGTTATCAGTGGCAAGAACATGACCTTTGATAACATCAAGATCATCGCTCCAGCTGAAAGCCCCAACACTGACGGTATCCATTTGGGAAGATGTGAGGGAGTCAAGATCCTCAACACTAAGATCTCCACAGGAGATGACTGCATCTCCGTGGGAGATGGGATGAAGAATCTCCTCATTGAAAAAGTTGTGTGCGGTCCTGGACACGGAATCAGTGTCGGAAGCCTTGGAAGATACGGATGGGAGCAAGATGTCAACGACATTAAGGTTATAAACTGCACCCTCGAGGGAACCGACAACGGGCTGAGGATCAAGACATGGCCATCTGCGGCTTGCACCACCACTGCTGCCGGTATTCATTTTGAGAATATCATCCTTAACAAAGTTAGCAACCCAATCCTCATCGACCAGGAGTACTGCCCTTGGAACCAATGCAACAAGAGC AAACCATCAACAATTAAGCTGGTGGACATTACCTTCAGGAATATTAGAGGAACATCAGGGAACAAGGACGCAGTGAAACTATTGTGCAGCAAGGGACATCCATGTGAGAACGTTGAGATTGGAGACATTAACATTGAGTACACAGGACCTGATGGTCCACCCACTTTTGAGTGCACAAACGTCACACCTAAGCTTGTGGGAACTCAAAACCCAAAGGCTTGTGTTGGACCTGTGGTCAAGGCACCTGGCCAAGCGTAA
- the LOC103859243 gene encoding polygalacturonase — MGAYFGAFTVFIFCLLGFSANAVYITIGSSPGSDITQALLKAFTTACQSPTPSRVVIPKGEFKLGEIQMRGPCKAPVEITIQGTVKADGNAIQGKDTWIVFGNINGFKLNGGGAFDGEGNAAWRVNNCHQTFNCKKLPISIRFDFVENAEIRDISSIDAKNFHINVLGAKNMTMDHINIIAPKDSPNTDGIHLGRSDGVKILNTFISTGDDCISVGDGMKNLHVEKVTCGPGHGISVGSLGRYGNEQDVSGIRVINCTLQQTDNGLRIKTWPSAACSTTASDIHFENIILKNVMNPILIDQEYCPWNQCNKQKPSTIKLANISFKQIRGTSGNKDAVKLLCSRGYPCQNVEIGDIDIRYSGADGPATFQCSNVSPKLMGTQSPKACSGPVTNLPQ, encoded by the exons atgGGTGCATATTTTGGAGCTTTTAccgtttttattttctgtttattGGGATTTTCAGCCAATGCTGTATACATCACCATTGGCTCCTCTCCAGGTTCTGACATTACTCAG GCACTTCTGAAAGCATTTACAACAGCATGCCAATCTCCAACACCGAGCAGAGTGGTGATCCCAAAAGGAGAGTTCAAGCTTGGTGAGATCCAGATGAGGGGTCCATGCAAAGCTCCAGTCGAGATCACCATTCAAGGCACTGTCAAAGCTGATGGTAACGCGATCCAGGGAAAGGACACATGGATTGTCTTTGGCAACATTAATGGCTTTAAGTTGAACGGAGGTGGAGCTTTCGATGGTGAAGGAAACGCAGCTTGGAGAGTTAACAACTGTCACCAGACTTTCAACTGCAAGAAACTTCCCATC AGTATAAGGTTTGATTTCGTGGAGAACGCTGAGATCAGAGACATATCTTCAATAGATGCCAAGAACTTCCACATCAACGTGCTCGGTGCCAAGAACATGACCATGGATCACATCAACATCATTGCCCCAAAAGACAGTCCCAACACTGACGGTATCCATTTGGGAAGAAGTGACGGAGTCAAGATCCTTAACACATTCATCTCCACCGGAGACGACTGTATATCCGTTGGAGATGGGATGAAGAACCTTCACGTGGAGAAAGTCACGTGCGGTCCAGGACATGGAATCAGTGTCGGAAGCCTTGGAAGGTACGGAAACGAACAGGATGTCAGCGGCATTAGAGTCATAAACTGCACTCTCCAACAGACTGACAACGGACTGAGGATCAAGACATGGCCTTCTGCAGCTTGCTCCACCACCGCCTCCGATATTCATTTCGAGAATATCATTCTCAAGAACGTTATGAACCCAATCCTCATCGACCAAGAGTACTGCCCTTGGAACCAATGTAACAAGCAGAAACCATCAACGATTAAGCTTGCCAACATCAGCTTCAAGCAGATCAGAGGAACATCAGGGAACAAGGATGCAGTGAAGCTATTGTGCAGCAGGGGATACCCATGCCAAAACGTTGAGATTGGAGACATTGACATTAGGTACAGCGGAGCAGATGGTCCAGCGACTTTCCAGTGCTCAAACGTGAGCCCCAAACTCATGGGAACTCAGAGCCCTAAAGCTTGCAGTGGTCCAGTGACCAACTTACCCCAATAA
- the LOC103859239 gene encoding uncharacterized protein LOC103859239, producing the protein MSRGNPPEPLDFFIWTVEDVGSWLEEINLGSYRQIFKESSVNGEYLESMSVFTTEQILHFIRRHHMKWGDFITLCKELRRIKVACLKGEQRVRRPWWAPSCLSVVFVKAAKRNQQSRVVSLKHES; encoded by the exons ATGAGCAGAGGGAATCCACCAGAGCCACTTGATTTCTTCATCTGGACTGTTGAG GATGTTGGATCTTGGCTTGAGGAGATAAACCTTGGCAGCTACCGCCAGATTTTCAAAGAAAGTAGTGTCAACGGCGAATATCTAGAAAGCATGTCTGTGTTCACAACCGAACAGATCCTTCACTTCATAAGGAGGCATCACATGAAATGGGGTGACTTCATCACCCTCTGTAAAGAACTCCGAAGGATTAAAG TGGCTTGCTTGAAAGGTGAGCAGAGAGTTCGACGGCCATGGTGGGCACCTTCTTGCCTCTCAGTAGTTTTTGTTAAGGCGGCTAAGCGCAACCAACAATCTCGAGTTGTATCTCTGAAACATGAATCTTGA
- the LOC103859241 gene encoding heterogeneous nuclear ribonucleoprotein 1 translates to MQSDSGKLFIGGISWDTNEERLKEYFSSFGEVIEAVILKDRTTGRARGFGFVVFADPDVAETVITEKHNIDGRLVEAKKAVPRDDQNTATRSNSSSLQGSPGGRTRKIFVGGLPSSITESDFKTYFEQFGTTTDVVVMYDHNTQRPRGFGFITYDSEEAVEKVLLKTFHELNGKMVEVKRAVPKELSPSPARSSPLGAGYSYGVSRVNNLLNGYAQGFSPGGYGLRMDGRFSPIGAGRSGFASFGGSGYGQGLPTGFTGGSSFNGNGDYGRGMSPYYIGNTNRFGYEGGSGGGGNSSFFSSNLWGNNGGRSYNNNAANSSSNTYMGGGSTSGNNTLNGPFGNWGAPGGGNSGVGNENLNFGYGGNGESGFGLGGARNIGPPSKAAPSSSFSSASAGYDGAGLAEFYGNGAVYSDPTWRSSAPETEGPASFSYGIGGGGGGPSSDVSARSSSPGYVGSYSVNKRQPNRGIAT, encoded by the exons ATGCAATCAGACAGTGGAAAGCTCTTCATCGGCGGGATATCGTGGGACACCAACGAGGAACGTCTCAAGGAGTATTTCAGCAGCTTTGGTGAAGTCATCGAAGCTGTGATCTTGAAAGATCGCACCACTGGTCGTGCACGTGGCTTCGGCTTTGTAGTCTTTGCTGATCCAGATGTTGCAGAGACTGTTATAACGGAAAAACATAATATTGATGGGAGATTG GTTGAAGCCAAGAAGGCTGTTCCTAGAGACGACCAAAACACAGCAACTAGAAGCAACAGCAGTAGCCTCCAAGGATCACCAGGAGGTCGGACAAGGAAGATCTTTGTTGGAGGGTTACCTTCTTCTATCACAGAGAGCGACTTCAAAACCTATTTTGAGCAGTTTGGGACGACTACAGACGTGGTTGTTATGTACGACCACAACACGCAAAGGCCTAGAGGTTTCGGATTCATAACTTATGACTCCGAGGAGGCCGTTGAGAAAGTGCTGCTCAAGACGTTCCATGAACTCAACGGTAAAATGGTTGAGGTCAAGCGAGCTGTTCCAAAGGAGTTGTCTCCGAGTCCAGCTCGCAGCAGCCCGCTCGGTGCTGGCTACAGCTATGGAGTTAGTAGAGTCAACAACCTCCTTAATGGATATGCTCAAGGGTTTAGCCCCGGAGGCTATGGGCTTAGGATGGATGGTAGGTTTAGTCCCATTGGTGCTGGGAGAAGCGGGTTTGCGAGTTTCGGTGGGTCTGGATATGGGCAGGGGTTGCCCACAGGGTTCACTGGAGGTTCTAGTTTTAATGGGAACGGAGACTATGGGAGAGGGATGAGCCCTTACTATATTGGTAACACCAACCGGTTTGGTTATGAAGGAGGCAGTGGAGGAGGAGGGAACTCGTCTTTCTTCAGTTCGAATCTCTGGGGAAACAATGGGGGTCGTAGCTATAACAACAACGCTGCAAACTCGAGTTCTAATACATACATGGGAGGAGGATCAACAAGTGGGAACAACACACTTAACGGTCCATTTGGTAACTGGGGTGCTCCTGGAGGAGGGAACAGTGGTGTTGGTAACGAGAATTTGAACTTTGGTTATGGAGGAAACGGTGAATCTGGTTTTGGGTTGGGAGGAGCAAGGAACATAGGGCCTCCTAGCAAGGCAGCACCATCGTCTTCATTCTCTTCTGCCTCGGCGGGTTATGATGGAGCAGGACTTGCAGAGTTTTATGGGAATGGTGCAGTTTATAGTGATCCCACGTGGAGATCATCAGCTCCTGAGACAGAAGGGCCTGCATCTTTTAGCTATGGgattggaggaggaggaggaggtccTTCTTCGGATGTTTCAGCTAGAAGTTCATCTCCAGGTTATGTTGGTAGTTACAGTGTGAACAAGAGACAACCAAACAGAG GAATTGCTACTTAG
- the LOC103859237 gene encoding zinc finger protein CONSTANS-LIKE 9 — protein sequence MGYMCDFCGDQRSMVYCRSDSACLCLSCDRSVHSANALSKRHSRTLVCERCNAQPATVRCVEERVSLCQNCDWSGHNNNSTSSNDHKRQTISCYSGCPSSSELASIWSFCSELAGESACEQEMGMMNIDDDGQTKENCNEDKKDETSSAAQATNASFAKDVGVCEDDFYGNLGMDEVDLALDNYEELFGTAFNTSVHLFGQGGVDSLFQKHQQAAAPEGGNLVQPAESNDDSFMSSKTEPIICYTSKPAHSNISFSGVTGESSAGDFQECGASSSVQLTGEPPWHPQTSQSVTRNNAVMRYKEKKKARKFDKRVRYASRKARADVRRRVKGRFVKAGEAYDYDPLTPTRSY from the exons ATGGGTTACATGTGTGACTTCTGTGGTGACCAAAGATCAATGGTGTACTGCCGATCAGATTCAGCCTGTCTCTGTCTCTCCTGTGACCGGAGTGTTCATTCCGCTAACGCATTATCCAAACGACATTCTCGTACTCTTGTCTGCGAGAGATGCAATGCACAGCCTGCCACAGTTAGGTGTGTTGAAGAAAGAGTCTCACTCTGTCAAAACTGTGATTGGTCAGGCCACAACAACAACTCTACTTCTTCAAATGATCACAAGAGGCAAACCATAAGCTGCTACTCTGGTTGTCCTTCAAGCTCAGAGCTCGCCTCTATCTGGTCTTTTTGCTCGGAATTAGCAGGAGAATCCGCTTGTGAACAAGAGATGGGTATGATGAATATAGACGATGATGGTCAGACCAAAGAAAACTGTAATGAGGATAAGAAAGATGAAACCAGTTCTGCAGCACAAGCAACAAATGCATCATTTGCTAAG GATGTTGGAGTGTGTGAAGATGACTTTTATGGGAACTTGGGTATGGATGAAGTTGACTTGGCTCTTGATAACTACGAAGAGCTCTTTGGAACAGCCTTTAACACCTCGGTACATCTCTTTGGACAAGGTGGAGTCGATAGTCTTTTCCAGAAACATCAACAAGCAGCTGCTCCTGAG GGAGGGAATCTGGTGCAGCCAGCTGAGAGTAATGATGACTCGTTCATGAGTTCTAAAACGGAGCCAATCATTTGCTACACGTCGAAGCCAGCACATTCAAACATATCTTTCTCTGGAGTCACCGGAGAAAGCAGTGCTGGAGATTTTCAAGAATGTGGTGCATCATCTTCCGTGCAGCTCACGGGTGAGCCACCATGGCATCCCCAAACATCACAGTCAGTAACCCGTAATAACGCGGTTATGCGTTACAAGGAAAAGAAGAAGGCTCGCAA GTTTGATAAGAGAGTGAGGTATGCTTCTCGGAAAGCAAGAGCTGATGTGAGAAGGCGTGTAAAGGGGAGATTTGTTAAAGCTGGTGAGGCTTATGACTACGACCCACTCACCCCAACCAGAAGCTATTAA
- the LOC103859235 gene encoding arogenate dehydratase/prephenate dehydratase 2, chloroplastic — protein MAVHTVRSPATHLHTGTSRNISPSHRKPNDAIRLSFRSPKLRRFISVSSSLHEGNEHGKENSVRALEVKKIPEDSPLLPKPLSSNQLAEPVSNGSRVRVAYQGVRGAYSESAAEKAYPNCEAVPCEEFDTAFEAVERWLVDRAVLPIENSLGGSIHRNYDLLLRHNLHIVGEVKLAVRHCLLANHGVKLDGLRRVLSHPQALAQCENTLTRLGLVREAVDDTAGAAKLIALEGLSDAAAVASAKAAEIYGLSIVVEDIQDDSDNVTRFLMLAREPIIPGTNRLFKTSIVFSLEEGPGVLFKALAVFALRQINLTKMESRPLRKTPLRASGGLKYFDYLFYVDFEASMADEVAQNALRHLEEFATFLRVLGSYPVDTTML, from the exons ATGGCGGTGCACACTGTTCGATCACCCGCCACTCATCTTCACACTGGAACCTCCAGAAACATCTCACCATCCCATCGCAAACCAAACGACGCCATCCGACTCAGCTTCAGATCACCAAAACTACGCCGTTTCATATCCGTATCGTCATCACTCCATGAAGGCAACGAACATGGCAAAGAAAACTCCGTGAGAGCTCTGGAAGTAAAGAAGATTCCGGAAGACTCACCTCTCCTTCCTA aGCCCTTATCATCAAACCAGCTCGCGGAACCTGTCTCCAACGGCTCCCGTGTTCGTGTAGCCTATCAG GGAGTAAGAGGTGCGTACAGTGAATCAGCAGCTGAGAAGGCATATCCAAATTGCGAAGCTGTTCCCTGCGAAGAGTTTGACACTGCATTTGAG GCGGTTGAGCGGTGGCTTGTTGACCGAGCAGTTTTGCCAATTGAGAACTCTTTGGGTGGAAGCATCCATAGAAACTACGATCTTTTGCTGAGACACAATCTGCACATTGTTGGGGAAGTTAAGTTAGCTGTTCGCCACTGTTTGTTGGCTAACCATGGTGTAAAGCTTGACGGTTTGAGAAGAGTGTTAAGCCATCCACAG GCTCTTGCTCAATGTGAAAACACGTTGACTAGGTTGGGATTGGTGAGAGAAGCGGTAGATGACACTGCTGGTGCTGCAAAG CTAATTGCATTAGAAGGTTTGAGTGATGCAGCAGCAGTTGCCAGCGCCAAAGCTGCGGAGATATATGGATTGAGCATAGTTGTTGAAGATATCCAG GATGACTCTGATAACGTTACGAGGTTTCTGATGCTCGCAAGGGAACCTATTATCCCTGGAACTAACAGACTTTTTAAG ACAAGTATAGTTTTCTCGTTAGAGGAAGGGCCTGGAGTGCTCTTCAAAGCACTTGCTGTGTTTGCCCTTAGGCAAATCAATCTCACAAAG ATGGAAAGCCGCCCTTTAAGGAAAACTCCTCTGCGAGCATCTGGAGGGCTGAA ATACTTTGATTATCTTTTCTATGTGGACTTCGAAGCATCCATGGCTGATGAAGTTGCTCAAAACGCACTTAGGCATCTCGAG GAATTCGCTACTTTTTTGCGGGTACTGGGAAGCTATCCAGTGGACACAACAATGCTCTAA
- the LOC103859240 gene encoding thymidine kinase a yields MATLNNDTSRDVTADQKLRGSGAIHVIMGPMFSGKSTSLLRRIKSEISLGRSVAMVKSSKDTRYAKDSVVTHDGIGFPCWAIPDLMSFHDIFGQDAYDKLDVIGIDEAQFFGDLYEFCCKAADDDGKTVIVAGLDGDYLRRRFGAVLDIVPIADSVTKLTARCEVCGQKAFFTLRKTCDTKTELLGGADVYMPVCRKHYVNNRIVIKASKKVLDSDKERAKPCVETVDADPSITGY; encoded by the exons ATGGCCACCCTCAACAATGACACCTCTAGAGATGTTACCGCCGATCAGAAACTTCGAGGTTCCGGTGCGATTCATGTTATCATGGGTCCGATGTTTTCTGGGAAATCAACCTCTCTCCTCCGCCGAATCAAGTCAGAGATCAGCCTCGGAAG AAGCGTTGCGATGGTAAAATCGAGCAAGGACACGAGATATGCTAAAGATTCAGTCGTGACGCATGATGGAATTGGATTCCCTTGTTGGGCTATTCCAGATCTTATGTCGTTTCACGACATTTTCGGACAAGATGCTTATGACAAG CTTGATGTGATTGGTATTGACGAGGCGCAGTTCTTTGGAGATCTTTATGAGTTTTGCTGCAAAGCAGCTGATGATGATGGCAAAACTGTGATTGTTGCAGGCCTTGATGGTGATTACTTAAG GAGGAGATTTGGTGCTGTTCTTGATATCGTACCAATAGCTGATTCTGTGACGAAGCTAACTGCGAGGTGTGAGGTTTGTGGGCAGAAAGCTTTCTTCACTCTGAGAAAGACTTGTGACACCAAAACTGAGCTGCTTGGTGGTGCTGACGTCTATATGCCGGTTTGTCGCAAGCACTACGTTAACAATCGAATTGTTATCAAAGCTTCAAAGAAAGTGTTGGATTCTGACAAGGAAAGAGCTAAGCCCTGTGTGGAGACAGTTGATGCTGACCCATCTATAACTGGCTATTGA
- the LOC103859238 gene encoding transmembrane emp24 domain-containing protein p24beta2 — MMLSGPPKLPQSKQAPSCPNLNELSLSRPTVFFLRSISQLFLFSSLIEHIWKMSLKATIVLLGLLWSFQASLGIRFVIDREECFSHKAEYEGDTLHVSFVVIKSDSQWHFNEDGVDLVIHGPTGEQVHDFREQISAKHDFVVQKKGVYRFCFTNKSPYHETIDFDVQLGHFAYYDQHAKDEHFTPLMEQISKLEEALYNIQFEQHWLEAQTDRQAIVNENMSKRAVHKALFESFALIGASVLQVYLLRRLFERKLGMSRV; from the exons ATGATGTTGTCCGGTCCGCCGAAACTGCCCCAGTCAAAACAGGCTCCATCGTGTCCGAATCTGAACGAACTCTCCCTTTCTCGCCCCACCGTCTTCTTTCTCCGATCAATCTCccaactttttcttttctcgtCACTCATCGAGCATATTTGGAAG ATGAGCTTGAAGGCTACGATCGTACTATTAGGCCTTCTATGGAGCTTCCAGGCATCGTTAGGTATCAGATTCGTGATAGACAGAGAAGAATGCTTCTCCCACAAGGCTGAATACGAAGGCGACACCCTCCACGTCTCCTTCGTCGTCATCAAGTCCGATTCCCAATGGCATTTCAACGAAGACGGTGTAGATCTCGTG ATACACGGCCCGACAGGGGAGCAAGTTCATGACTTTAGGGAGCAGATTAGCGCCAAGCACGACTTCGTTGTCCAGAAGAAAGGGGTTTACCGTTTTTGTTTCACGAACAAGTCTCCTTATCATGAAACCATTGACTTCGATGTGCAGCTTGGGCACTTTGCGTACTACGATCAGCACGCAAAGGACG AGCATTTCACTCCGTTGATGGAGCAGATATCGAAGTTAGAGGAGGCTCTTTACAATATTCAGTTTGAACAGCATTGGTTAGAGGCTCAGACTGATCGTCAAGCCATTG TGAATGAGAATATGAGCAAGAGAGCAGTACACAAAGCTTTGTTCGAGTCGTTTGCGTTGATAGGGGCAAGTGTACTTCAAGTTTATCTTCTGCGTCGTTTGTTTGAACGCAAACTCGGCATGTCTCGTGTCTAA
- the LOC103859236 gene encoding uncharacterized protein LOC103859236, giving the protein MKVAEKIVILWNESDGFAATIADALSTNPTSSLRKLEEQIHLPLANYGIEDGGSGGSVVHFVDEDGAYQVSVFLLRSYEPPALVCAMNELLDLITRESSALPTIVAPFFVAASKLKFNNKSLEASSRKASLRYVQVGPETEATRLFATRVEKPPPLMQILHEPLSCLLHLARVKCLPTSILIGQRSSSTSHKALNEGLQVIHETGELVASWTGLCFARDRIKWSASKTSKEEESPWRALYG; this is encoded by the exons ATGAAAGTAGCGGAGAAGATTGTCATCCTCTGGAATGAATCCGACGGATTCGCGGCGACCATCGCCGATGCTCTGAGCACTAATCCAACCTCCTCTCTTCGTAAACT AGAAGAGCAGATCCACCTTCCGTTGGCTAATTACGGAATCGAAGACGGCGGAAGCGGCGGGAGTGTCGTTCACTTCGTCGATGAAGATGGAGCTTATCAG gtCTCTGTTTTTCTTCTGCGAAGCTATGAGCCTCCTGCGCTAGTATGTGCAATGAACGAACTGCTTGACTTAATTACAAGGGAATCATCGGCTCTACCCACGATTGTGGCTCCTTTCTTTGTGGCGGCATCTAAGCTCAAGTTCAATAACAAATCCCTTGAAGCAAGCAGCAGAAAAGCTAGTCTTCGTTACGTTCAAGTTGGTCCAGAAACAGAAGCCACCAGGCTGTTTGCTACTCGCGTCGAGAAACCACCACCGTTGATGCAGATCCTTCATGAGCCTTTGTCATGCTTGCTTCATCTAGCTCGTGTCAAATGCTTGCCTACCTCCATCCTCATAGGGCAGAGAAGTAGTAGCACATCTCATAAAGCACTAAACGAAGGGCTTCAg GTGATCCATGAAACAGGGGAGCTTGTGGCTAGTTGGACCGGACTGTGTTTTGCAAGAGACAGAATCAAGTGGAGCGCATCAAAGACGTCAAAAGAAGAGGAAAGTCCATGGAGAGCTCTTTACGGTTAA